Proteins encoded in a region of the Rutidosis leptorrhynchoides isolate AG116_Rl617_1_P2 chromosome 9, CSIRO_AGI_Rlap_v1, whole genome shotgun sequence genome:
- the LOC139867970 gene encoding uncharacterized protein: protein MDRIDRTKWMYDIGRTSPDYLKRLEEIITIAETDQLNKGSTVITCPCKKCMNGKSFKDSTDIRNHLIINGFMRGYTCWSYHGESLIDHNPGSLDSNQLNEKDSYISYNDNFEAMFEDIEDNFDEKYHEKFEQLKVDSEKHLYNGCTKFSKLSAVIKLLNIKANNGWSDTSFTSLLELLHKMLPEDNELPVSRYYAKKLMCPMELEIQRIHACPNDCMLYRNENENLHECKVCGTSRYKCGKPTDEDTDENGPPAKVLWYFPIIPRLKRLFANTKNAKLLRWHAEERKKDGKIRHVADSVQWRTIDNEFEDFGNEIRNIRLGLSSDGMNPFGDLGSGHSTWPVLLCIYNLPSWLCMKRKHTMLSLLIQGPKQPGNDIDVYLAPLFDDLKLLWDNGVQVYDSYKKEYFQLRAMLFCTINDFPAYGNLSGYTTKGKKACPICEKNTHSIWLKNCRKPAFMGHRRELAMNHPYRFKNDLFDGTVEKSVLPPRSDGKTIFKMVRKLKVVLGKTDVMHIEKNVCESLVGLLLNIPGKTKDGIKVRKDMELMNIRPELTPKPIPGRITKFLPPACYTTSKDEKTKFCECLYGVKVPSGYSSNIRKLVSMKDLKLSGMKSHDCHVLMTQMISIAIRGILPDRI from the exons atggatCGGATTGATCGGACTAAATGGATGTACGACATAGGACGGACTAGCCCCGACTATCTGAAACGGCTTGAAGAAATTATAACCATTGCGGAGACTGATCAATTAAATAAAGGAAGCACTGTAATCACTTGTCCTTGTAAAAAATGTATGAATGGGAAGTCCTTCAAGGACTCTACCGATATCAGAAATCATCTTATAATAAACGGATTTATGAGAGGGTACACGTGTTGGTCTTATCACGGTGAATCATTAATCGATCATAACCCAGGCTCTTTAGATTCCAATCAATTAAACGAAAAAGATTCATACATTAGTTATAACGATAATTTTGAGGCCATGTTTGAGGATATTGAGGATAATTTTGACGAAAAGTATCATGAGAAATTTGAACAACTTAAAGTTGACTCTGAAAAACATTTATACAACGGTTGTACGAAATTTTCAAAACTTTCTGCCGTGATAAAACTGTTAAATATAAAAGCAAACAATGGTTGGAGCGACACAAGTTTCACTAGCTTGTTAGAGTTGTTGCATAAAATGCTCCCCGAAGATAATGAGTTGCCGGTTTCAAGATACTATGCCAAGAAATTGATGTGCCCGATGGAATTGGAAATACAAAGAATACATGCATGTCCAAATGATTGTATGCTATACAGGAATGAAAATGAAAACCTTCATGAATGTAAGGTATGTGGTACATCTaggtataaatgtggaaaaccaactGACGAAGACACTGATGAAAATGGACCTCCTGCAAAAGTATTGTGGTATTTCCCTATCATACCAAGATTGAAGAGGTTATTTGCAAATACCAAAAATGCAAAATTATTACGTTGGCATGCGGAAGAGCGTAAAAAGGATGGAAAAATAAGACATGTGGCCGATTCAGTTCAATGGAGAACTATTGATAATGAATTTGAAGACTTTGGGAATGAGATACGAAACATTAGGTTGGGACTTAGTTCAGATGGAATGAATCCTTTTGGAGATTTGGGTAGCGGTCATAGCACGTGGCCTGTTTTGTTATGCATTTACAACCTTCCATCTTGGCTATGTATGAAACGAAAACACACAATGCTATCCCTTTTAATTCAAGGCCCAAAACAACCTGGAAACGACATTGATGTTTATTTGGCACCGTTGTTTGATGACTTAAAGTTACTATGGGATAACGGTGTACAAGTCTATGATTCATACAAGAAAGAGTACTTCCAACTACGGGCAATGCTTTTTTGCACCATTAATGATTTTCCAGCATATGGTAATTTGTCTGGATATACTACGAAAGGGAAAAAGGCATGTCCTATTTGTGAGAAAAATACTCACTCGATATGGTTGAAAAATTGTAGGAAACCAGCATTTATGGGACATAGAAGAGAGCTTGCTATGAATCACCCTTATCGCTTCAAAAATGACTTATTTGATGGTACTGTAGAGAAAAGCGTTCTACCACCACGATCGGATGGAAAAACTATTTTCAAAATGGTTAGGAAGCTAAAAGTTGTGTTGGGAAAAACCG ATGTTATGCATATCGAGAAAAATGTTTGTGAAAGTTTGGTGGGGTTACTGTTAAACATTCCTGGAAAAACAAAAGACGGAATTAAGGTACGAAAGGACATGGAACTAATGAATATCAGACCTGAGTTAACACCTAAACCAATACCAGGAAGGATCACCAAGTTTCTTCCCCCAGCTTGTTACACCACGTCGAAGGACGAGAAAACTAAATTTTGCGAATGTTTATATGGTGTTAAGGTTCCATCAGGTTATTCGTCTAACATTAGGAAATTGGTTTCGATGAAAGATTTGAAGTTATCCGGTATGAAGTCACATGACTGTCATGTACTAATGACTCAGATGATTTCTATTGCAATTCGTGGAATTTTACCTGACCGCATATGA